One stretch of Armatimonadota bacterium DNA includes these proteins:
- a CDS encoding ferredoxin family protein — protein sequence MAYVITEPCIGVKDRSCIDVCPVDCIHEGVHEVDGAKLDMLFIDPKECIDCGLCEPECPVTAIFADSDVPEQFVPYIGINADFFLIKK from the coding sequence ATGGCGTACGTTATCACGGAGCCGTGCATCGGCGTTAAGGACAGGTCGTGCATCGACGTGTGTCCGGTGGATTGCATTCATGAGGGCGTGCACGAAGTTGACGGCGCCAAGCTGGACATGCTGTTCATCGATCCCAAGGAGTGCATCGACTGCGGGCTTTGCGAGCCGGAGTGCCCGGTGACGGCAATCTTTGCCGACAGCGACGTTCCCGAGCAGTTTGTACCGTACATCGGCATCAACGCCGATTTCTTCCTGATCAAGAAGTAG
- a CDS encoding DUF2092 domain-containing protein — MTLRVAPLICAMTLMAPCNKVLAVTRTRPTGIDPAAVALLDSMAAAYGGLRYLDQTTTFTSQVVSSKGAPDGGSLDKPTPLSRVIRLQFARPNRLNLTATDSGPNGEPVVSRWVCDGKTFWSYLSDKKSYTIEKAPGSIHQFVRLDHLPDSSLELLMLMGVNPFKDVARAADSVRLLKSATISGVDTGVVELRTTTPQATTVVDLYIGAGDHLLHECAVTTIPARQNAHPGLVGDGLDALATDGETSQPGAPAQILETRLAYANSFVGQPSFTGLTFSFQPPAGSSLYEPYDVSGKIAREQYKNLLKKLMGSKPEKKHRGLKVIHY; from the coding sequence ATGACGCTCCGGGTTGCGCCGCTGATCTGCGCGATGACGCTCATGGCGCCGTGCAACAAGGTGTTGGCAGTCACGCGCACACGCCCCACGGGCATCGACCCGGCGGCTGTGGCGCTGCTGGACAGTATGGCGGCGGCGTACGGTGGTTTGCGCTATCTCGACCAGACGACAACCTTCACCAGCCAGGTGGTTTCCAGCAAAGGGGCTCCAGATGGCGGCAGCCTGGACAAGCCCACGCCGCTGAGCCGTGTCATCCGGCTTCAGTTCGCCCGGCCGAATCGGCTCAACCTCACGGCGACCGACAGTGGGCCGAACGGAGAGCCGGTGGTGAGCCGGTGGGTGTGCGACGGCAAAACGTTCTGGTCGTACCTTTCGGACAAGAAGAGCTACACCATCGAGAAGGCCCCGGGCAGCATCCATCAGTTCGTCCGCCTGGATCATCTGCCGGACAGCAGCCTGGAGCTGTTGATGCTGATGGGCGTCAACCCATTCAAGGATGTAGCGCGTGCGGCCGACAGCGTGCGGCTGCTGAAGAGCGCCACGATCAGCGGCGTCGATACCGGCGTCGTGGAGCTGCGAACCACAACACCACAGGCGACCACCGTGGTGGATCTGTACATCGGCGCCGGCGACCATCTGCTTCACGAGTGCGCGGTCACCACGATTCCGGCCCGACAGAATGCTCATCCGGGGCTGGTCGGCGATGGTCTGGATGCCCTTGCCACCGATGGAGAGACCTCGCAGCCCGGCGCCCCGGCGCAGATCCTCGAGACCCGCCTGGCGTATGCCAACTCCTTTGTTGGCCAACCGTCGTTCACCGGCCTGACATTCAGCTTCCAGCCGCCGGCCGGATCCTCTCTGTACGAACCATACGATGTGTCGGGAAAGATCGCGCGAGAGCAGTACAAGAACTTGCTGAAGAAGCTGATGGGTTCGAAGCCGGAGAAGAAACACCGCGGGCTGAAGGTGATTCACTACTGA
- a CDS encoding threonylcarbamoyl-AMP synthase, with translation MPRRKPGTRILAVDPAQPATETIAVAAAALRSGRLVAFPTETVYGLGANALDPYAVAGIFTAKGRPAHNPVIVHVPDADAAAALGSAWSEVCRQLAAVFWPGPLTLVTPRSAVVPDIVTAGGPTVALRVPSHLVAQALLHAAGVPVAAPSANRSSRISPTTAEHVRAELGGLVHIILDGGPTECGLESTVVDCTLPMPRILRPGPISPSQIALALGLAPDSISAVDQHGEGPLRSPGMLPRHYAPQAQVIVVPAAAAHDAVRSAVEAGLAVGWLTMSGSTAVASARLHAIRMPDAAAGYAHLLYAALRALDARSVDRIVVDDPPSGEDWLAVHDRLSRAAAPADRV, from the coding sequence ATGCCACGTCGTAAACCAGGCACTCGCATCCTGGCCGTTGATCCTGCGCAGCCGGCTACCGAAACGATCGCGGTTGCGGCAGCCGCTCTTCGAAGCGGACGCCTCGTGGCATTCCCGACCGAAACGGTCTATGGCCTGGGCGCCAACGCGCTCGATCCCTATGCCGTGGCCGGCATATTCACGGCAAAGGGCCGACCGGCGCACAACCCGGTGATTGTGCACGTGCCCGACGCCGATGCGGCAGCAGCGCTTGGTTCAGCATGGAGCGAAGTATGCCGGCAGCTTGCCGCCGTGTTTTGGCCCGGTCCCCTCACCCTCGTGACGCCGCGCAGCGCAGTTGTTCCCGATATCGTTACAGCCGGTGGCCCTACGGTGGCGCTGCGCGTGCCATCACATCTCGTTGCGCAAGCGCTCCTTCATGCGGCGGGCGTCCCGGTCGCCGCTCCAAGCGCCAACCGATCGAGCCGTATCTCCCCAACGACGGCCGAGCACGTCCGCGCCGAACTCGGCGGCCTCGTCCACATTATCCTGGATGGCGGGCCAACGGAGTGCGGCCTCGAATCGACGGTGGTTGACTGCACCCTGCCGATGCCGCGCATCCTTCGACCTGGGCCAATCTCGCCATCTCAAATCGCATTGGCCCTCGGCCTTGCCCCGGATTCAATCTCCGCGGTGGATCAACACGGCGAGGGCCCGCTGCGCTCCCCGGGGATGCTGCCGCGGCACTATGCGCCGCAGGCGCAGGTCATCGTTGTACCGGCTGCCGCCGCGCACGATGCGGTGCGGAGCGCCGTGGAAGCAGGGCTGGCGGTCGGCTGGCTCACGATGTCCGGTTCGACTGCTGTGGCGTCCGCGCGGCTGCACGCCATTCGCATGCCTGACGCCGCCGCCGGGTACGCGCATCTGTTGTACGCCGCGCTGCGCGCGTTGGACGCCCGGAGCGTCGATCGCATCGTTGTGGATGACCCGCCATCCGGCGAGGATTGGCTGGCTGTTCACGACAGGCTGTCAAGGGCGGCTGCCCCGGCTGACCGGGTTTGA
- the fumC gene encoding class II fumarate hydratase produces the protein MTDPSGEYRLESDSMGEVPVPAWAYWGAQTARSLKYFDIGADTMPAEVIHAFGILKRAAAEVNMELGKLPVKLARLVVCAADETAAGKLDDHFPLRVWQTGSGTQTNMNANEVIANRAIELAGGVMGSKNPVHPNDHVNMSQSSNDTFPTAMHIAAVHQISSALLPAVTELRAALARKAEEFAEVVKIGRTHLQDATPLTVGQEMSGWVSLLDRDLERIGRAVTGLCDLAIGGTAVGTGLNAPREFAPRICVQIAAATGMPFREHPNKFAALSAHDEVVFASGALATLAASLMKIANDVRWLASGPRCGLGELRIPENEPGSSIMPGKVNPTQCEAMTMVAVQVMGNDSAIKFAGSQGNFELNVFKPVMVFNLLHSVRLLTDACRSFRENLVAGIEIDAARIDSYVRNSLMLVTALSPTIGYDKAAAVAHYAHEHNGTLKEACLALGYLTGEEFDALVKPERMAHPYET, from the coding sequence ATGACAGATCCATCGGGAGAGTATCGCCTTGAATCCGACAGTATGGGCGAAGTGCCCGTGCCGGCCTGGGCCTACTGGGGCGCGCAGACGGCCCGCTCGCTCAAGTACTTTGATATTGGCGCAGACACGATGCCGGCCGAGGTGATCCATGCCTTCGGCATTCTGAAGCGAGCCGCAGCCGAGGTCAACATGGAGCTTGGCAAGCTGCCGGTAAAGCTGGCGCGCCTGGTTGTTTGCGCTGCAGACGAAACGGCGGCTGGGAAACTGGATGATCACTTTCCGCTGCGCGTCTGGCAGACCGGCAGCGGCACGCAGACGAACATGAACGCCAACGAAGTTATCGCAAACCGCGCCATAGAGCTTGCCGGCGGCGTGATGGGTTCCAAGAATCCCGTTCATCCCAATGACCATGTGAACATGTCGCAATCCTCCAACGACACGTTTCCAACAGCGATGCACATCGCCGCCGTGCACCAGATTTCCAGCGCGCTGTTGCCGGCGGTCACCGAACTCCGGGCTGCGCTTGCCCGGAAAGCCGAGGAGTTTGCAGAGGTGGTGAAGATAGGGCGCACGCACCTGCAAGACGCCACGCCCCTCACAGTCGGTCAGGAGATGTCCGGCTGGGTAAGCCTTTTGGATCGCGATCTGGAACGAATTGGACGGGCAGTGACCGGATTGTGCGACCTTGCGATAGGGGGCACCGCGGTTGGCACCGGGCTGAATGCGCCGCGGGAGTTTGCTCCCAGGATCTGCGTGCAGATTGCCGCCGCAACCGGGATGCCGTTCCGGGAGCATCCGAACAAGTTCGCCGCGCTTTCAGCGCACGACGAAGTGGTCTTCGCCAGCGGCGCGCTTGCTACGCTTGCCGCATCGTTGATGAAGATTGCAAACGACGTCCGCTGGCTGGCCTCCGGGCCACGCTGCGGCCTCGGCGAGCTGCGCATCCCCGAGAACGAGCCCGGCTCCTCCATCATGCCGGGCAAGGTGAACCCAACCCAGTGCGAGGCCATGACCATGGTGGCCGTGCAGGTGATGGGGAACGACTCTGCCATCAAGTTTGCCGGCTCGCAAGGAAACTTTGAACTGAACGTCTTCAAGCCGGTGATGGTGTTCAATCTGCTGCATTCGGTCCGTTTGCTGACCGATGCCTGCAGAAGCTTCAGGGAGAACCTGGTGGCCGGTATCGAAATCGACGCGGCTCGCATCGACTCGTACGTGCGGAACTCACTGATGCTGGTGACCGCGCTCAGCCCGACGATCGGATACGACAAAGCCGCCGCGGTGGCGCACTACGCGCATGAGCACAACGGCACGCTCAAGGAGGCGTGCCTCGCGCTTGGATACCTCACCGGCGAAGAGTTCGATGCGCTGGTCAAACCCGAGCGCATGGCTCACCCGTACGAGACGTAG
- a CDS encoding phosphatidate cytidylyltransferase: MTVRFVTGIVGVLLFIVICMLPPVPFLVALELVMAVGILEAVTAYRALTRSPVQTVIAWSALIYPVLVAAASHDPALHFAAVVAPAAVVMALLEFGGRSADSATLPPGARRFYGVLLNIWLGGTFAGMAALYAMPHVPLNEKLGTPGGWLLLLASLCVTAVDTAAFLVGKKWGRRLMAPKLSPKKTWEGAAAGFVAGILAGLGIGLAMHVPAVVGISFGFCAGFLGQCGDLFESLLKRTANVKDFGSIVVGHGGILDRLDSLMFTAPACALLFLLLVQR; the protein is encoded by the coding sequence ATGACGGTGCGATTTGTCACCGGAATCGTGGGCGTTCTGCTGTTCATTGTTATCTGCATGTTGCCGCCCGTACCTTTCCTGGTGGCGCTGGAACTTGTGATGGCCGTGGGGATTCTCGAGGCCGTTACCGCGTACCGTGCTCTCACGCGGAGCCCGGTTCAGACCGTTATCGCATGGTCCGCGCTGATCTATCCCGTGCTGGTCGCTGCCGCCAGTCACGACCCGGCTTTGCACTTCGCAGCCGTGGTTGCCCCGGCCGCAGTGGTTATGGCGCTGCTCGAGTTTGGTGGTCGAAGCGCCGACTCCGCCACGCTGCCGCCTGGCGCACGCCGGTTCTATGGCGTGCTCCTCAACATCTGGCTGGGTGGTACCTTTGCCGGTATGGCCGCTCTCTACGCAATGCCCCATGTGCCGCTCAACGAAAAACTCGGAACGCCCGGTGGCTGGCTGCTGCTGCTGGCGTCACTGTGTGTTACGGCCGTTGATACGGCCGCGTTTCTGGTCGGCAAAAAGTGGGGTAGGCGGCTCATGGCGCCGAAACTCAGCCCCAAAAAGACATGGGAAGGTGCGGCTGCCGGCTTCGTGGCCGGAATCCTGGCCGGCCTTGGGATCGGCCTGGCGATGCATGTACCGGCCGTGGTCGGAATCAGCTTCGGATTCTGCGCGGGCTTTTTGGGCCAATGCGGTGATCTCTTCGAATCGCTGCTTAAGCGCACCGCCAACGTCAAGGATTTCGGCTCGATCGTGGTCGGGCATGGAGGCATACTCGACCGGTTGGACAGCCTCATGTTCACCGCGCCGGCCTGTGCGCTGCTCTTCCTGCTGCTGGTCCAGCGGTGA
- a CDS encoding divalent metal cation transporter yields MRKRPSSQLWILLALIGPGIIAANADNDAGGIFAYSLAGAQYGYTLLWALVLVTVSLAVCQEMGARMGAITGKGLADLIREEYGVKMALFAMATLLVANFATTVSEFAGISAATRLFTPGWSQWIIVPGSAVIIWLLVTRSSYRRVTRILLAASVVYLAYCISAFLAHPPWLTVMKQTVWPGAIHLDHDYVFMVINLIGTTITPWGQFYIQSSVRDKAIKPAEYPYTRIDVLFGAFFTNFIAFFIIVACGATLYAVGHRSGLEDAGQVAAALRPIAGSLATVLFAVGLFNASCFGAITVPLSTAYAVTESLGTESGLGYRRQEAPLFVGIFTLLLAVSAITVLVGRNYLTLLILLPNVVGGALLPIILILTLKLINNPRIMGKHTNSRSYNVIAWITTWLLIALTLVLIITTLFPGL; encoded by the coding sequence ATGCGGAAACGGCCGTCAAGCCAACTCTGGATACTGCTTGCTCTGATAGGTCCGGGCATTATTGCGGCGAATGCCGACAACGATGCCGGCGGGATCTTCGCCTATTCGCTCGCCGGCGCGCAGTACGGTTACACGCTGCTTTGGGCGCTGGTACTGGTCACGGTAAGTCTGGCGGTATGTCAGGAGATGGGCGCCCGGATGGGCGCCATAACCGGTAAAGGCCTGGCCGACCTCATCCGCGAAGAGTACGGCGTCAAGATGGCGCTCTTTGCAATGGCCACTCTTTTGGTGGCCAACTTTGCCACCACGGTTTCGGAGTTTGCGGGCATCTCCGCGGCTACACGACTATTCACACCCGGCTGGTCGCAATGGATCATAGTGCCCGGCTCCGCGGTGATCATCTGGCTTCTCGTCACACGCAGCTCCTACCGGCGCGTCACGCGGATTCTGCTTGCGGCCTCTGTTGTCTATCTGGCGTACTGCATCTCGGCGTTTCTCGCCCACCCGCCGTGGCTCACGGTGATGAAGCAGACGGTTTGGCCCGGCGCCATCCATCTGGATCACGACTATGTGTTCATGGTGATCAACCTCATAGGCACCACGATCACGCCATGGGGCCAGTTCTACATCCAGTCGTCGGTGCGCGACAAGGCGATCAAGCCGGCTGAGTATCCCTACACGCGCATCGACGTGCTGTTCGGAGCCTTCTTCACCAACTTCATCGCATTCTTCATCATTGTCGCGTGCGGCGCCACGCTGTACGCCGTCGGGCATCGTTCCGGCCTGGAAGATGCCGGGCAGGTGGCCGCTGCGCTGCGGCCGATCGCCGGCAGTCTGGCCACCGTCCTGTTTGCCGTCGGGCTGTTCAACGCCTCCTGCTTTGGGGCGATCACGGTTCCGCTCTCCACAGCGTACGCGGTCACGGAGTCGCTCGGCACCGAATCGGGGCTGGGTTACCGACGCCAGGAAGCGCCGCTCTTCGTGGGCATTTTCACGCTGCTGCTTGCGGTGTCGGCAATCACTGTGCTGGTTGGCCGCAACTATCTCACCCTCCTCATCCTTCTGCCCAACGTAGTGGGCGGTGCGCTGCTGCCGATCATTCTCATTCTTACGCTTAAGCTCATCAACAACCCGCGCATCATGGGCAAGCACACCAACAGCCGCAGTTACAACGTGATTGCGTGGATCACAACGTGGTTGTTGATCGCACTGACCCTGGTCTTGATCATCACCACGCTGTTTCCTGGCCTTTGA
- a CDS encoding PD40 domain-containing protein, whose amino-acid sequence MPPAPARTPTIKIPDWWEREKRRRQVVFLIFLTGLLILIGYYYWASITGLHISVSGIHFSTRDSIAFVREDRKPGSTSTTSTLYDIRADGTALHRLTDPSDISDKSAPAWTVDGKEILYASNRDDASVRQIFILGTGEPKQLTYGKANKDAPEASPDGKHIAFLAQGAVKTVYLNGEDVYQVMPTPQAGNSGSDDSGGDGSGLQMGNAFLRCAFSSDGTGIAGVQNMNSDVGDINIGGVTQPAGDEAVTAVPPQGTQALFLETGHSVSFAWDQTAPRLLTSFTEIEAPVQGKIRNISGIREWDLSNPDHPVSKALILCVGSAVETEHIALSPDGKRLAFEVWKVDKADNRSLLGITVVQVPDQTVQLDAGNLSGIRFLVRSSAKGVPERPQWSPDGTRILYQVRRPQGGHDLWVVDSDGTNPINLTNGAGDNTQAVWSPLK is encoded by the coding sequence ATGCCACCAGCACCCGCCCGCACCCCAACCATCAAGATCCCGGACTGGTGGGAGCGCGAGAAGCGCCGCCGCCAGGTCGTTTTCCTGATATTCCTCACCGGTCTGCTGATACTGATCGGCTACTACTACTGGGCCTCCATCACCGGGCTGCATATCTCCGTTTCCGGCATCCATTTCAGCACGCGTGACTCCATCGCGTTTGTGCGGGAGGATCGCAAACCTGGGTCCACCAGCACCACCTCGACGCTCTACGACATCCGCGCCGACGGCACGGCGCTGCACCGGCTCACCGATCCCTCCGACATCTCGGACAAAAGCGCGCCGGCATGGACGGTAGATGGCAAGGAGATTCTGTACGCCTCAAATCGGGATGACGCCAGCGTGCGTCAGATATTCATCCTCGGTACCGGTGAGCCAAAGCAGCTGACGTACGGCAAAGCCAACAAGGATGCGCCCGAAGCCAGCCCCGATGGCAAGCACATCGCCTTCCTGGCGCAGGGCGCGGTCAAGACGGTCTACCTGAACGGTGAAGATGTGTATCAGGTCATGCCGACACCGCAGGCGGGCAACTCCGGATCGGACGACAGCGGCGGAGACGGCAGCGGTCTCCAGATGGGGAACGCGTTTCTTCGATGCGCGTTCTCATCGGACGGCACCGGAATCGCCGGCGTTCAGAATATGAACAGCGACGTGGGCGATATCAACATCGGAGGCGTTACGCAGCCCGCGGGTGACGAGGCGGTTACCGCGGTGCCGCCGCAAGGCACTCAAGCCCTGTTTCTGGAGACCGGCCACAGCGTGAGCTTTGCGTGGGACCAAACCGCGCCGCGGCTTCTCACCTCATTCACGGAGATTGAGGCGCCCGTTCAGGGCAAGATCCGCAACATCAGCGGCATTCGGGAGTGGGACCTCAGCAATCCGGATCACCCCGTGAGCAAGGCCCTGATCCTGTGCGTCGGCTCCGCTGTGGAGACCGAGCATATAGCACTTTCGCCCGACGGCAAGCGGCTGGCGTTTGAGGTTTGGAAGGTGGACAAGGCAGATAACCGCTCGCTGCTCGGCATCACCGTGGTTCAGGTACCCGACCAGACGGTGCAGCTGGATGCCGGCAACCTTTCCGGCATCCGCTTCCTGGTGCGTTCCAGCGCAAAAGGCGTTCCGGAGCGCCCGCAGTGGTCGCCCGATGGGACGCGAATTCTGTATCAGGTGCGCCGGCCACAGGGCGGCCACGACCTGTGGGTTGTGGATTCGGATGGAACCAATCCGATCAACCTGACGAACGGGGCGGGCGATAACACTCAGGCCGTATGGTCACCCTTAAAGTAA
- a CDS encoding cob(I)yrinic acid a,c-diamide adenosyltransferase yields MATRIYTRTGDAGQTGLMGPDRVWKDDARIEACGAIDELNARLGAARNQSPDPDIDAHLVRLQNTLLQLGADVATPAASGVDQGGIHVERVSADQVLGVEHEIDRYEQELSPLHNFILPGGVPLASSLHLARTACRQAERRLVTLMRRPDSGINGLALKYVNRLADLLFVMARLANHRANEQDVVWRG; encoded by the coding sequence ATGGCCACCCGGATCTATACACGCACCGGCGATGCCGGGCAGACCGGTTTGATGGGACCGGACCGCGTTTGGAAAGACGACGCCCGCATTGAAGCTTGTGGCGCCATTGATGAGCTGAACGCGCGGCTTGGGGCTGCGCGCAATCAATCGCCGGATCCCGATATCGACGCGCATCTCGTGCGGCTGCAAAACACCCTGCTTCAGCTTGGCGCCGACGTGGCCACGCCCGCAGCGTCCGGCGTCGACCAGGGTGGCATTCACGTGGAGCGCGTTTCGGCGGACCAGGTTCTCGGCGTGGAGCACGAGATTGACCGCTACGAGCAGGAGCTGTCGCCGCTGCACAACTTCATTCTGCCGGGCGGTGTGCCGCTGGCGTCGTCGCTGCACCTTGCGCGTACGGCATGCCGCCAGGCGGAGCGACGGCTGGTCACGCTGATGCGCCGACCCGACTCCGGTATAAATGGGCTGGCGTTGAAGTATGTGAACCGCCTGGCCGACCTGCTTTTTGTTATGGCGCGGCTCGCCAACCACCGCGCCAATGAGCAGGATGTGGTGTGGCGCGGATGA
- a CDS encoding nitronate monooxygenase, with protein MNDPAARLRQLLGGGMELPVMQAPTGSIATPELAAAVSAAGGIGSLGLTWHTPEAAADAVRRTRLLTVAPFVANFALAFDPVGLPAVLEAGVPIVSFSWGDPAPYAPLLRSAGVPFGVQVGSRQEAAVALGSRPDFLICQGVEAGGHVQSSASLGSLMNAVAALGSDTPLIAAGGIADAEGIAGALLAGACAVILGTRFVATIESGAHEVYKHRLTTADGSDTRLTFCFRDGWPDARHRVLRNQTLEMWEAAGSPPPRERPGEGDVTAMRPDGSRVLRYDDAAPRADMTGDVEAMAMYSGTGCGRIREVVSAGPLTRVLGEEALERARLLTANG; from the coding sequence ATGAATGATCCTGCCGCTCGGCTGCGGCAACTGCTGGGTGGCGGCATGGAGCTGCCGGTGATGCAGGCGCCCACGGGGAGCATCGCGACGCCGGAACTGGCGGCCGCGGTGAGCGCGGCCGGCGGCATCGGCTCACTCGGCTTGACCTGGCATACGCCCGAAGCGGCGGCGGATGCCGTGCGAAGAACGCGGCTGCTGACGGTGGCGCCGTTTGTCGCCAACTTTGCGCTGGCCTTTGACCCGGTAGGTCTGCCGGCCGTTTTAGAGGCCGGCGTGCCTATTGTGTCGTTCTCGTGGGGTGATCCGGCGCCGTACGCGCCGCTGCTCAGGTCGGCGGGTGTGCCGTTCGGTGTCCAGGTGGGTTCGCGCCAGGAAGCCGCAGTCGCGCTGGGGAGCCGACCCGACTTCCTGATCTGCCAGGGCGTAGAAGCGGGCGGACACGTGCAGTCGAGCGCGTCACTCGGCAGCCTGATGAACGCCGTTGCTGCTTTGGGCAGCGACACGCCCCTGATTGCCGCAGGTGGGATCGCCGACGCGGAAGGCATCGCCGGGGCGCTGCTGGCCGGAGCCTGCGCGGTGATACTTGGCACCCGTTTTGTGGCGACGATCGAGAGCGGGGCGCACGAGGTGTACAAGCATCGCCTCACGACGGCCGACGGCAGCGATACCCGGTTGACATTCTGCTTCCGCGACGGCTGGCCGGACGCGCGGCACCGGGTACTGCGCAACCAAACCCTGGAGATGTGGGAAGCGGCCGGATCGCCCCCGCCGCGCGAGCGTCCGGGCGAGGGCGATGTTACCGCGATGCGTCCGGACGGCAGCCGCGTGCTGCGCTACGATGATGCCGCTCCGCGCGCCGATATGACGGGCGATGTCGAGGCCATGGCCATGTACAGCGGCACCGGATGCGGCCGGATTCGCGAGGTGGTAAGCGCCGGCCCGCTTACCCGGGTGCTTGGCGAGGAGGCGCTGGAGCGGGCGCGATTACTGACTGCAAACGGGTGA
- a CDS encoding BtpA/SgcQ family protein encodes MSGSGATQLPAEFFQQPGVTGMVHLAALPGANSCSQSLAATIRQACRDARALESGGAVAVIVENFFDGPFARRRVPRHTLAGMTLAAAAVRRAVQLPMGLNVLRNDARSAIAIAHLCGGAFVRINVFVGAAVTDQGILQGAARSAVAYRSRLGANVQLWADVDVKHGATLGTYPVERAAADAAGRGGAAAIIVSGSTTGQPADAGEVRRVAQALPGTPVLVGSGASVERVGEYLPHAAGFIVGTSLKRNGDVSAPIDADRVRALVRALRHGPDVHATS; translated from the coding sequence ATGTCCGGCAGCGGCGCGACGCAGCTTCCGGCGGAGTTTTTTCAGCAGCCCGGCGTAACCGGTATGGTTCATCTGGCGGCGCTGCCGGGCGCCAACAGTTGCTCGCAAAGCCTCGCGGCGACCATCCGGCAGGCATGCCGCGACGCTCGTGCGCTGGAATCCGGAGGCGCGGTGGCCGTTATCGTGGAGAACTTCTTCGACGGGCCATTCGCGCGGCGCCGCGTGCCGCGGCATACACTTGCAGGCATGACTCTGGCGGCCGCAGCGGTGCGGCGTGCCGTGCAGCTGCCGATGGGCCTCAACGTCTTGCGCAACGACGCGCGGTCTGCCATTGCAATCGCGCATCTCTGCGGCGGCGCCTTCGTGCGCATCAATGTGTTTGTTGGCGCGGCTGTCACCGATCAGGGCATCCTGCAAGGCGCGGCAAGAAGCGCCGTGGCCTACAGGAGTCGGCTGGGCGCCAACGTGCAGTTGTGGGCCGACGTGGACGTGAAGCACGGCGCCACGTTAGGCACGTATCCCGTGGAGCGCGCTGCCGCCGACGCAGCGGGTAGAGGCGGGGCTGCGGCCATCATCGTCTCCGGCTCAACCACCGGTCAACCCGCGGATGCCGGCGAAGTGCGCCGCGTTGCCCAGGCTCTGCCCGGCACGCCGGTGCTTGTCGGCAGCGGAGCCTCCGTGGAGCGCGTCGGAGAGTACCTGCCGCATGCGGCCGGCTTCATCGTAGGCACTTCGCTGAAGCGCAACGGCGACGTCTCCGCGCCGATCGATGCAGACCGCGTGCGAGCGTTGGTGCGCGCGCTGCGACACGGGCCCGATGTGCATGCCACGTCGTAA